AAAGTCGCCTCGCTCGAGACCGAACTCGGCGACGACGGCAAAAAGATGACCATCGTCGCGACCAAGGGCAGCTTCGACATGGCCTACCCGCCGCTGATCCTCGCGAGCACGGCCGCTGCCTTCGGCTGGGACGTCGTCGTCTTCCACACCTTCTGGGGACTCGACATCCTCCACGAGGAGAAGTCGGCAGACCTCAAACTGAGCGCCGTCGGCAACCCGAACATGCCGCTGCCGAACTCGATCGCCGCCCTTCCCGGGATGGACCGCATGGCCACCAAAATGATGCAGAAGAAAATCGACGAAAACGGCACCGCCACCATCCAGGAACTCATCGACCTCTCCCTCGAGCAGGGCGTCGACCTCCAGGCCTGCCAGATGACCATCGAACTGATGGACTACGACGAAGACGACTTCTACGACG
This genomic stretch from Natrinema salaciae harbors:
- a CDS encoding DsrE/DsrF/DrsH-like family protein, producing the protein MSTDTPAAADGEPMSEEALRAQVEELEEKVASLETELGDDGKKMTIVATKGSFDMAYPPLILASTAAAFGWDVVVFHTFWGLDILHEEKSADLKLSAVGNPNMPLPNSIAALPGMDRMATKMMQKKIDENGTATIQELIDLSLEQGVDLQACQMTIELMDYDEDDFYD